One Chryseobacterium indoltheticum DNA segment encodes these proteins:
- a CDS encoding S9 family peptidase has product MKLYKFSLLMVVLGGTALAQNQKFTMAEAVNGMRSNLAVKNISQFSWSSDSKSYIQAVKGGYLTTDLKTNKQDTLISLYQLNKNFADEKLKGLPPVKFITNSEAYITANNQMYWLEKSGNDWKVKRSATLGDNPANVKMLADNQTLVYTKNNNLFINKNGKEVAITNDSNENILNGASNVHRNEFGIDTGIFPSPNSENVAFYRMDQTMVADYPVIDWSVTPAVNTNIKYPMAGKTSHEVTLGVYNIKNQKTTFLKVEGEKDQYLTAVTWSPDSKFIFVGVLNRGQNHLKMNQYDAVTGNFVKTLFEETSDKYVEPQHPLLFFPNSNTDFIWQSQRTGYNHLFHYSLEKGLIAQITKGDWLVTDILGFNEKKKEIYYVSTQESPMERHIYRINWNTFKTQKLDNAEGTHAAVLSSDGNYLYDTYSNAASPRVADILNTSTLKATNILKSEDPLKNYLRPQIKNINLKADDGTLLYGKIILPTNFDPNKKYPAIVYLYNGPHLQLVTNTFPASGNLWYEYMAQNGYIIFTMDGRGSSNRGMKFEQAVFRNLGTVEMKDQMQGVKYLMSLPYVDEERMGIHGWSFGGFMTTSFMLKEPNVFKVGVAGGPVIDWNMYETMYTERYMDTPQENPEGYKTANLLDKVQNLQGKLLMIHGAQDDVVVWQHSVKFLKSAVDNGIQLDYFVYPGHPHNVVGKDRVHLMQKVTDYFDLYLKK; this is encoded by the coding sequence ATGAAATTATATAAATTTTCTTTATTAATGGTTGTTTTGGGTGGAACAGCGTTGGCTCAAAACCAGAAATTTACCATGGCGGAAGCTGTAAACGGCATGAGAAGTAATCTTGCGGTGAAAAATATTTCACAGTTTTCTTGGTCAAGCGACAGCAAATCTTATATTCAGGCTGTAAAAGGTGGATATTTAACGACAGATCTTAAGACAAACAAGCAAGATACATTGATCTCTCTTTACCAGTTGAACAAAAATTTTGCTGATGAAAAGCTAAAAGGCCTTCCTCCTGTAAAATTTATCACCAATTCTGAAGCTTATATAACGGCTAATAATCAAATGTATTGGCTTGAGAAATCGGGTAACGACTGGAAGGTAAAACGTTCGGCAACATTAGGAGATAATCCCGCAAATGTAAAAATGCTTGCAGATAATCAGACTTTGGTTTATACTAAAAATAATAATCTTTTCATCAATAAAAACGGAAAAGAAGTTGCAATAACGAATGATTCTAACGAAAATATTCTGAACGGAGCTTCTAATGTTCATAGAAACGAATTTGGTATTGACACCGGAATCTTCCCGTCTCCCAATTCTGAAAATGTAGCTTTTTACAGAATGGATCAGACTATGGTTGCAGATTATCCTGTGATTGACTGGTCTGTAACTCCTGCTGTGAATACCAATATTAAATATCCAATGGCAGGAAAGACTTCTCATGAAGTGACATTGGGAGTGTATAATATTAAAAATCAAAAGACCACTTTCCTAAAAGTGGAAGGCGAAAAAGACCAATATCTTACGGCAGTTACCTGGAGTCCGGATTCTAAATTCATTTTTGTAGGGGTTTTAAACAGAGGTCAGAATCATTTAAAAATGAATCAGTATGACGCTGTTACCGGAAACTTTGTGAAAACTTTATTTGAAGAAACCAGCGACAAATATGTTGAACCTCAACATCCTTTACTGTTCTTCCCGAATTCAAATACAGATTTTATCTGGCAAAGTCAGAGAACGGGTTACAATCATTTGTTTCACTACAGCTTAGAAAAAGGTTTAATTGCTCAAATCACAAAAGGAGATTGGTTGGTAACCGATATTTTAGGGTTTAATGAAAAGAAAAAAGAGATCTATTATGTTTCTACACAGGAAAGCCCGATGGAAAGACATATCTACAGAATCAACTGGAATACTTTCAAAACTCAGAAATTAGACAATGCGGAAGGAACGCACGCTGCAGTATTGAGCAGCGACGGTAATTATTTATATGATACGTATAGCAATGCAGCGTCTCCGAGAGTTGCCGATATTCTCAATACTTCAACTTTGAAAGCAACAAATATTTTAAAGTCTGAAGATCCGCTGAAAAATTATCTTCGTCCACAAATTAAAAATATCAACTTAAAAGCTGACGACGGAACTTTATTATACGGAAAGATTATTCTTCCAACTAATTTCGATCCTAATAAAAAATATCCAGCTATTGTTTATTTATACAATGGCCCGCATTTGCAATTGGTAACCAATACTTTCCCGGCTTCAGGAAATCTTTGGTATGAATATATGGCTCAAAACGGATATATTATTTTTACAATGGACGGAAGAGGTTCATCAAACAGAGGGATGAAATTCGAACAGGCTGTTTTCAGAAATCTGGGAACAGTAGAAATGAAAGATCAAATGCAAGGTGTGAAATATCTGATGTCTCTTCCTTACGTAGATGAGGAAAGAATGGGAATTCACGGCTGGAGTTTTGGTGGATTTATGACAACAAGTTTTATGCTTAAGGAGCCAAATGTTTTCAAAGTAGGTGTTGCGGGAGGTCCGGTAATCGACTGGAATATGTACGAAACGATGTACACTGAAAGATATATGGATACGCCTCAGGAAAATCCTGAAGGTTACAAAACAGCAAATCTTTTAGATAAAGTTCAGAATCTTCAGGGTAAATTACTGATGATTCACGGCGCTCAGGATGATGTTGTGGTATGGCAACATTCTGTGAAATTTCTTAAATCTGCTGTTGACAACGGTATTCAGCTTGATTATTTTGTTTATCCGGGACATCCGCACAATGTGGTTGGGAAAGACAGAGTGCATTTGATGCAAAAAGTGACCGATTATTTTGATTTATACTTAAAGAAATAA
- a CDS encoding alpha-amylase, translating into MNQTMIQFFHWYSEGDGKLWKHAEEQANYLSQLGITSAWFPPAYKGTNGGYSVGYDAYDLFDLGEFDQKNSIATKYGTKDDYIKAIKSLKENNIQVIVDVVLGHKGGGDELEKFKVVKVDENNREKIISSEIEIESYTKFTFPGRGKKYSDFEWNFTCFSGVDYAEGRDSHIYKIKSEYGDDWEEMIDDEKGNYDYLMFNDIEHRNPHVREELNKWAKWYFDETGFDGVRLDALKHISFEFYKEWLTMLRSNSGKNIFAVGEYWAPGQLNLLQKYIEATEGCMSLFDSSLQNNFHNASKEADSYDLRNILAYTLTEADPMHSVSLVDNHDTQPLQDLEAPVEAWFKPLAYALILLREKGYPCIFYPDLYGAHYKDTDREGNEQEIFLEKVDGIEELLKARKENAYGLQRDYFEDANCLGWIREGDDEHEGCAVVLSNKDAYDKPMEMGERYIGRTFYDALGRSEEKVQIREDGWGDFPVPAGNVSVWIPE; encoded by the coding sequence ATGAACCAAACCATGATTCAGTTTTTCCACTGGTACTCAGAAGGAGACGGAAAACTATGGAAGCACGCAGAAGAACAAGCAAATTATTTATCTCAACTCGGCATCACCTCAGCCTGGTTTCCACCGGCTTACAAAGGCACAAATGGTGGATATTCTGTAGGATATGATGCTTATGATCTTTTTGACCTTGGTGAATTTGACCAAAAAAACTCAATAGCCACAAAATACGGAACCAAGGATGATTATATAAAAGCGATTAAAAGTTTAAAAGAAAATAATATTCAGGTTATTGTAGATGTTGTTTTGGGACACAAAGGTGGTGGTGATGAATTAGAAAAATTTAAAGTTGTAAAAGTTGATGAAAATAATCGGGAAAAGATTATTTCTTCAGAAATTGAAATAGAATCGTATACAAAATTTACTTTCCCGGGACGTGGAAAAAAGTATTCAGATTTTGAATGGAATTTCACTTGTTTCAGCGGTGTAGATTATGCTGAAGGAAGAGATTCGCACATCTATAAAATAAAGTCTGAATATGGTGACGACTGGGAAGAGATGATTGATGACGAGAAAGGAAATTATGATTACCTCATGTTTAATGACATCGAACATCGAAATCCTCATGTGCGTGAAGAATTGAATAAATGGGCAAAATGGTATTTTGACGAAACTGGTTTTGACGGTGTAAGGCTGGATGCTCTAAAGCATATTTCTTTTGAATTTTATAAAGAATGGTTAACGATGCTACGTTCCAACTCCGGAAAGAATATTTTTGCCGTTGGTGAATATTGGGCTCCCGGGCAACTCAATTTATTACAGAAATACATTGAAGCAACAGAAGGCTGCATGAGTCTTTTTGACAGTTCGTTACAAAACAATTTTCACAATGCATCCAAAGAAGCAGATTCTTATGATTTGAGAAATATTCTTGCTTATACTTTAACGGAAGCCGATCCTATGCATTCTGTAAGTCTGGTCGACAATCACGATACACAGCCATTACAAGATCTTGAAGCGCCAGTTGAAGCATGGTTTAAGCCTCTCGCATATGCACTTATTTTACTGAGAGAAAAAGGTTATCCTTGTATTTTTTATCCTGATTTGTATGGAGCTCATTATAAAGATACCGACCGTGAAGGAAACGAGCAGGAAATATTTTTAGAAAAAGTAGATGGTATTGAAGAGCTTTTAAAAGCAAGAAAAGAAAATGCTTACGGATTACAAAGAGACTATTTTGAAGATGCCAATTGTTTAGGCTGGATTCGTGAAGGTGATGACGAGCATGAAGGATGTGCCGTTGTTCTTAGTAATAAAGATGCATACGATAAACCTATGGAAATGGGTGAAAGATATATTGGAAGAACTTTTTATGACGCATTGGGAAGATCTGAAGAAAAAGTACAAATAAGAGAAGATGGCTGGGGAGATTTTCCGGTTCCTGCAGGAAATGTGAGTGTCTGGATCCCTGAATAA
- the dinB gene encoding DNA polymerase IV — MDSSFPLRKIIHVDMDAFYASVEQHDNPELRGKAIAVGGGHRGVVSAASYEARKFGVRSAMPSKTAKEKCPHLIFVPPRFARYKEISRKIREIFYEYTDLVEPLSLDEAYLDVTENKKGIESANQIAKEIRQKIFEHTGLTASAGISINKFLAKVASDINKPNGQKTIHPEKIEKFLEELPVEKFYGVGKVTANKMFSLAIYKGKDLKNRSLEDLIRLFGKSGRYYYDVVRGIHHSEVKPNRIQKSVAVERTFFEDLFDEQQINEKLENLSQELHQRLQKHQILGRSLTLKIKYKDFSLFTRSFTKEEYFTSPEQYFATSKKLWELRPFDKAVRLLGLSLSHLNTEEKKQISVQLKIPFEDFEN, encoded by the coding sequence ATGGATTCTTCTTTTCCACTCCGCAAAATAATTCATGTTGATATGGATGCATTTTATGCTTCCGTAGAGCAACATGACAATCCTGAATTGCGAGGAAAAGCCATTGCTGTTGGCGGTGGTCATCGTGGCGTTGTTTCTGCGGCGAGCTATGAAGCAAGGAAATTTGGAGTCCGGTCTGCCATGCCGAGTAAAACGGCAAAAGAAAAATGTCCGCATCTTATTTTTGTTCCGCCCAGATTTGCGCGATACAAGGAAATATCCAGAAAAATCCGTGAAATTTTCTACGAATATACCGATTTGGTAGAGCCACTTTCTTTAGATGAAGCCTATCTTGACGTTACCGAAAATAAAAAAGGAATTGAGTCAGCCAATCAGATTGCCAAAGAAATCCGCCAGAAAATATTTGAACACACTGGATTAACTGCTTCTGCTGGAATTTCAATTAATAAATTTTTGGCTAAAGTTGCTTCAGACATTAATAAACCCAACGGACAGAAAACTATTCATCCCGAAAAAATAGAAAAGTTTTTGGAAGAACTTCCTGTTGAAAAATTTTATGGTGTAGGAAAAGTAACGGCCAATAAAATGTTTAGCCTGGCAATTTATAAAGGAAAAGATCTAAAAAACAGGTCGCTTGAAGATTTAATAAGACTTTTCGGAAAATCAGGAAGGTATTATTATGACGTCGTTCGTGGAATTCATCACTCTGAAGTAAAACCCAACCGAATACAGAAGAGCGTCGCTGTAGAGCGTACGTTTTTCGAAGATCTCTTTGATGAACAACAAATCAACGAAAAATTAGAAAATTTAAGTCAGGAGCTTCATCAGCGTTTACAGAAACATCAGATCTTAGGCAGATCTTTAACATTGAAAATCAAATACAAAGATTTTTCGCTGTTTACAAGAAGTTTTACAAAGGAAGAATATTTCACATCCCCTGAACAATATTTTGCAACCTCAAAAAAACTGTGGGAACTTCGGCCTTTTGATAAAGCGGTACGATTATTGGGACTATCACTGTCTCACCTCAACACTGAAGAAAAAAAGCAGATTTCAGTTCAGCTAAAAATTCCGTTTGAGGATTTTGAAAATTGA
- a CDS encoding TlpA family protein disulfide reductase, producing the protein MKQLLTFMMLSIFTLGCSQKTPEVSKTQFSKEALRQKLEDENGKNISVQEILNQHKGKVLVIDFWAGWCRDCLQALPKAEELEKNNPNIDFVFFSLERSKEKFDSSLERFNMKEKENYWFASGWKNDFNNYIDLNWIPRYMVIDQKSDIAKYYAISPDDPEIQATIDKLK; encoded by the coding sequence ATGAAACAGCTGTTGACTTTTATGATGTTGAGTATTTTCACTTTGGGATGTTCTCAAAAAACACCTGAAGTTTCAAAAACTCAGTTTTCTAAAGAAGCATTACGTCAGAAATTGGAAGATGAGAATGGAAAAAACATTAGCGTTCAGGAAATATTAAATCAACATAAAGGAAAAGTTTTGGTTATCGATTTCTGGGCCGGCTGGTGTAGAGATTGCCTTCAGGCGTTGCCTAAAGCCGAGGAATTGGAGAAAAACAATCCGAATATCGATTTTGTGTTCTTTTCACTAGAAAGATCAAAAGAGAAATTTGACAGCAGTCTGGAAAGATTTAACATGAAAGAAAAGGAAAACTACTGGTTTGCTTCAGGCTGGAAAAATGATTTCAATAATTATATTGATCTCAACTGGATTCCTAGATATATGGTGATTGATCAAAAATCTGATATTGCAAAATATTACGCTATTTCTCCCGACGATCCGGAAATTCAAGCGACAATCGACAAACTGAAATAA
- the lpxK gene encoding tetraacyldisaccharide 4'-kinase, with the protein MKRWYLYPFSLGYHMVTGIRNTMYDLGIFKSTKFKTPIINVGNLSVGGSGKSPMVMYLAKSLSKHYRTGVLSRGYGRLTKGYDVTNYDSNYKTVGDEAMQLFERFKNRFVIAVSEDRVPGAKKVIDDMDLDVLILDDAMQHRAIKAGFNILMTDFNDPYFKDHLLPAGDLRESRAGSKRADIIMVSKCPDELTEETKQYYISRIKPERGQKVFFSSIGYDENVYSREKMLPDNNLNYYDILLITGIANPKPLLNHLAKFSQRVKHLKFRDHHNFSDADIKNIIEEYKKLGEYKLILTTEKDYVRLKTFDYLRDLVYYWPINVVIDKKEEFNQVIMNYVNKR; encoded by the coding sequence ATGAAAAGATGGTACCTTTACCCTTTTTCCTTAGGTTATCACATGGTTACGGGCATCCGAAACACAATGTATGATCTTGGAATTTTTAAGTCCACGAAGTTTAAGACCCCGATTATTAATGTCGGCAATCTTTCTGTGGGCGGAAGCGGAAAATCACCAATGGTGATGTATTTGGCAAAATCTTTATCTAAACATTACAGAACAGGCGTACTTTCCAGAGGCTACGGAAGACTGACGAAAGGATACGACGTTACCAACTACGACAGTAATTATAAAACTGTGGGTGATGAAGCGATGCAGCTTTTTGAGCGTTTTAAAAACCGTTTTGTAATTGCAGTTTCCGAAGACCGTGTTCCCGGAGCAAAAAAAGTGATCGATGATATGGATCTTGATGTGCTGATTCTTGATGATGCAATGCAACACCGAGCCATCAAAGCAGGATTCAATATTTTAATGACCGATTTCAATGATCCTTATTTTAAAGATCATCTACTTCCGGCAGGAGATTTGAGAGAATCCAGAGCAGGATCAAAAAGAGCAGATATCATTATGGTGAGTAAATGCCCTGATGAACTGACTGAGGAAACTAAGCAATATTATATCTCAAGAATAAAGCCCGAGCGTGGTCAAAAAGTATTTTTCTCATCCATCGGATATGACGAAAATGTCTATTCAAGAGAAAAAATGCTTCCTGATAACAACTTGAATTATTACGATATTCTTCTCATCACAGGAATTGCCAACCCAAAACCTTTGCTGAATCATTTGGCTAAATTTTCGCAACGTGTAAAACATCTGAAATTCAGAGATCATCATAATTTTTCTGATGCAGATATTAAAAACATTATCGAAGAGTACAAAAAATTGGGCGAATACAAATTAATTCTTACCACCGAAAAAGATTACGTTCGTCTGAAAACTTTTGACTATCTGCGTGATCTGGTGTATTACTGGCCGATCAATGTGGTGATCGATAAAAAGGAAGAATTCAATCAGGTAATTATGAATTACGTGAATAAAAGATAA
- the truA gene encoding tRNA pseudouridine(38-40) synthase TruA, which produces MRYFIEFSYNGKNYFGYQIQPKDISVQEELERALSTILRQEIKTTGAGRTDTGVHAKKMFAHFETDQILSDQLSHKLNSFLPADISVKRIFKVKDDFHARFDATFRTYEYYISLEKNPFTQDSAWQHWRKPLDINKMNEACKILFEYEDFTSFAKLHTDNKTNLCKMYKAEWEQNGTELKFTVSANRFLRNMVRAIVGTMVEVGSGKIQPEDIRKVIENKNRNSAGTSAPAHALFLVDVGYEF; this is translated from the coding sequence TTGAGATATTTTATTGAATTTTCATACAACGGTAAAAATTATTTTGGCTATCAGATTCAGCCGAAAGATATATCTGTACAGGAAGAACTGGAGCGAGCTCTTTCTACGATTTTAAGACAAGAAATTAAAACAACAGGAGCGGGAAGAACAGACACAGGAGTTCATGCCAAGAAAATGTTTGCCCATTTTGAGACTGATCAGATTTTGAGCGATCAGCTTTCTCATAAACTGAATAGTTTTTTGCCTGCTGATATTTCGGTGAAAAGAATTTTTAAAGTGAAAGATGATTTTCATGCTCGTTTTGATGCCACTTTCCGAACGTATGAATATTATATTTCTTTGGAAAAAAATCCGTTTACGCAGGATTCGGCTTGGCAACATTGGCGAAAGCCTTTAGATATCAATAAAATGAATGAAGCCTGTAAGATTTTATTTGAATATGAAGATTTTACAAGTTTTGCGAAACTGCATACCGACAACAAAACCAATCTCTGCAAAATGTATAAAGCAGAATGGGAGCAAAACGGAACCGAACTGAAATTTACTGTTTCGGCCAACCGTTTTCTTAGAAATATGGTAAGAGCAATTGTCGGGACAATGGTGGAAGTAGGCTCCGGGAAGATACAACCGGAAGATATCCGAAAAGTAATAGAAAATAAAAATCGAAATTCTGCGGGAACTTCTGCTCCGGCTCATGCATTGTTTTTGGTCGATGTTGGGTATGAATTTTAA
- a CDS encoding ABC transporter ATP-binding protein, which produces MKKQDTWAIVKRLFFIGMKFRSWFIFTLIISIILSVVSTYRPYLTMQIVDNDITKLKDKALMMKHIYVLVGLVFAETILNFFLVYFSNYISQNVIRDIRERLYNKLIYFRTAFFDKTPIGQLVTRAVGDVETIATVYTDGFLMVFGDVLRIVFVLFMMFQVDVHLSYISLAILPLMVVITRFFQKRLKKAFGDERTWTSNQNSFVQERLAGMPIIQVFNRQKAEFKKFDDINITLKSALLRTVFIFSLFFPVVELISSLFIGFVLFYGGYITISAGVVIAFIQFISMLIRPLRQIADRFNNIQRGIVGAERVLGVMDEDYAMPNTGTVKKDHFDGKIEFKDVRFAYDEKQEVLKGIDFKVNPGETVAIVGATGAGKSTIISLITRLYDINSGEIYIDDVELKDYELYNLRSHIGVVLQDVFLFHGSIYENLAFGDDEVTLEKIKAGAREIEVDDFIESLPGGYEFVVSERGSSISLGQRQLLSFLRAYLSDPKILILDEATSSIDHESEKLIQRATEKITKNRTSIIIAHRLSTIEKADKIIVMEHGKIVEEGKHLELLDKNGYYSTLYKAQLRHEIEVEEKESL; this is translated from the coding sequence ATGAAAAAACAAGATACCTGGGCAATTGTAAAAAGGCTTTTCTTCATCGGTATGAAGTTTCGTTCCTGGTTTATTTTTACTCTGATTATTTCCATCATATTATCGGTTGTTTCTACTTACAGGCCTTATCTTACAATGCAGATTGTGGATAATGATATCACGAAGCTGAAAGATAAAGCGCTCATGATGAAGCATATTTATGTTTTGGTTGGGTTGGTGTTTGCCGAAACAATTTTAAATTTCTTTTTAGTTTATTTTTCAAATTACATTTCGCAGAATGTTATCAGAGATATTCGTGAAAGACTTTATAACAAACTGATTTATTTCAGAACCGCTTTTTTTGATAAAACTCCGATTGGTCAGTTAGTGACAAGAGCAGTTGGTGATGTAGAAACTATTGCAACGGTTTATACAGACGGTTTTCTGATGGTTTTTGGAGACGTTTTGAGAATTGTCTTCGTTTTATTTATGATGTTTCAGGTTGATGTGCATTTGAGTTACATTTCTCTTGCCATTTTACCTTTAATGGTTGTGATTACAAGATTTTTCCAGAAAAGACTGAAGAAGGCATTTGGTGACGAAAGAACCTGGACTTCCAATCAAAACTCTTTTGTGCAGGAAAGATTGGCGGGAATGCCGATTATTCAGGTATTCAACAGGCAAAAGGCAGAGTTCAAAAAGTTTGATGATATTAATATCACTTTAAAAAGTGCTTTATTAAGGACCGTTTTTATCTTCTCTTTATTTTTTCCTGTAGTTGAATTGATTTCATCCCTTTTCATTGGTTTTGTCCTGTTTTATGGAGGTTATATTACCATCAGTGCGGGTGTTGTGATTGCATTTATTCAGTTTATTTCGATGTTGATTCGTCCTTTACGACAGATTGCAGATCGTTTCAACAATATTCAGCGTGGAATTGTAGGTGCAGAAAGAGTTTTGGGCGTGATGGATGAAGATTATGCAATGCCAAATACAGGAACGGTTAAAAAAGATCACTTTGACGGAAAGATAGAATTCAAAGATGTTCGTTTTGCGTATGATGAGAAACAGGAAGTTTTAAAAGGAATTGATTTTAAAGTAAATCCCGGAGAAACTGTGGCTATTGTCGGTGCAACCGGAGCCGGAAAATCGACAATTATCAGTTTAATTACAAGATTGTATGATATCAATTCGGGGGAAATTTACATTGATGATGTCGAACTCAAAGATTATGAACTGTATAATCTGAGAAGTCACATCGGTGTGGTTTTGCAAGATGTTTTCCTGTTCCACGGAAGCATTTATGAAAACCTTGCATTTGGTGATGATGAGGTGACTTTAGAAAAAATAAAAGCCGGCGCAAGAGAAATTGAAGTTGATGACTTTATTGAAAGCCTGCCCGGCGGTTACGAGTTTGTGGTAAGCGAAAGAGGGTCGTCTATTTCTTTAGGACAGAGACAGCTTTTGTCTTTCTTAAGAGCATATTTGTCAGATCCAAAGATCTTGATTTTGGATGAGGCGACTTCATCCATTGACCACGAAAGTGAAAAATTAATCCAGAGAGCGACAGAGAAAATTACCAAAAACAGAACATCAATTATCATTGCTCACAGACTTTCAACCATTGAGAAAGCCGATAAAATCATCGTCATGGAGCATGGTAAAATCGTTGAAGAAGGCAAACATCTTGAGCTTTTAGATAAAAACGGATATTATTCCACATTATATAAAGCACAGCTGAGACACGAAATTGAAGTAGAAGAAAAAGAAAGCCTATAA
- a CDS encoding FEKKY domain-containing protein, which yields MNFFKALSLLIFITFSLAIFAQEYNPVVLESKKGNEKQNAAAKKEEMKYFLQFGIMSRNHDSFKQKYGVNILYENCVITPYMSEKARKNNQEVAQYLTTKYGENWKKDLEIIPYGL from the coding sequence ATGAATTTCTTCAAAGCATTATCTTTACTCATCTTTATCACTTTTTCACTGGCAATTTTCGCACAAGAATATAATCCCGTGGTTTTAGAATCTAAAAAAGGAAATGAAAAGCAAAATGCCGCAGCTAAAAAAGAAGAAATGAAGTATTTTCTCCAGTTCGGAATTATGTCACGAAACCACGACAGTTTTAAACAAAAATACGGAGTAAATATACTTTACGAAAATTGTGTAATCACTCCGTATATGTCGGAAAAAGCAAGAAAGAACAATCAGGAAGTTGCCCAATATTTAACCACAAAATACGGTGAAAACTGGAAAAAAGATCTGGAAATAATTCCTTACGGTTTATAG
- a CDS encoding DUF3575 domain-containing protein: MKKLLFIIPYFILSEATAQEIVNDKPSMVPEDKMNIIKTNITGYAFRNINLSYERSINRWFAVNVGFGTVAEGKVPFMNAFLSDEDEKNFQNLKIKATNFTIEPRFYIGEGYGKGFYFAPYYRYSKVSTNTFDFTYDYNAFGTTIPIPLKGLGDANGNSGGLMVGAQFFLNEQHSFVLDFWIAGAHYGSGKGDFSLTSDIVLTPEMQAQLKNEIENLDVPFVDYTVETNANGARVKVDGPWAGFRSGFSLGYRF, encoded by the coding sequence ATGAAAAAACTACTCTTTATTATCCCCTACTTCATCCTTTCTGAAGCTACGGCACAGGAAATAGTAAATGATAAACCCTCAATGGTTCCGGAAGATAAAATGAATATTATTAAAACCAATATTACAGGATATGCCTTCAGGAATATTAATTTATCATACGAAAGATCTATTAATCGATGGTTTGCCGTAAATGTAGGATTCGGAACCGTCGCAGAAGGTAAAGTTCCGTTTATGAATGCTTTTCTGAGTGATGAAGATGAGAAAAATTTTCAAAATCTTAAGATAAAAGCAACCAACTTCACCATTGAGCCTAGATTTTATATTGGTGAAGGCTATGGCAAAGGCTTTTACTTTGCTCCATACTATCGATATTCAAAAGTCTCTACCAATACTTTCGATTTTACATATGACTACAATGCTTTTGGAACAACGATCCCTATTCCGCTTAAAGGTTTAGGAGATGCAAACGGTAACAGTGGCGGGTTGATGGTGGGTGCACAGTTTTTTTTAAATGAACAACACAGCTTTGTTTTAGATTTTTGGATCGCCGGTGCGCATTACGGCTCAGGAAAAGGTGACTTCAGCCTTACCAGTGATATAGTTCTTACCCCCGAAATGCAGGCACAGCTAAAAAATGAAATTGAAAATCTTGACGTGCCTTTTGTAGATTACACCGTGGAAACGAATGCCAACGGAGCCCGCGTGAAAGTAGACGGACCCTGGGCAGGGTTTAGAAGCGGTTTTTCGCTGGGTTATAGATTTTAG
- the arr gene encoding NAD(+)--rifampin ADP-ribosyltransferase, translating into MKTIYYHGTKADLNIGDLIEVGFTSNYGTKRKSKYIYLTETLDAATWGAELAFGDGKERIYIVEPTGYIEDDPNVTDKKFPGNPTKSYRSKHPFKVVGEVTNWQSHSPEQLETMKNHLKKLKEMGIEAIED; encoded by the coding sequence ATGAAAACCATCTACTACCACGGCACAAAAGCAGATCTTAACATCGGAGATCTTATCGAAGTAGGCTTTACATCAAACTACGGCACAAAAAGAAAATCAAAATACATTTATCTTACAGAAACTTTAGATGCAGCAACCTGGGGTGCAGAATTAGCTTTCGGAGACGGAAAAGAAAGAATCTATATTGTAGAACCCACCGGTTACATTGAAGACGATCCCAATGTTACAGACAAAAAATTTCCGGGAAACCCTACGAAATCATATCGATCAAAACATCCCTTTAAAGTGGTGGGCGAAGTTACAAATTGGCAAAGCCACTCTCCCGAACAGCTCGAAACAATGAAAAATCATTTGAAAAAATTAAAGGAAATGGGTATTGAAGCAATAGAAGATTAA